In the Candidatus Saganbacteria bacterium genome, ATACAAAGCAAGAAAACAGGGCTTGAGGAGCAGATGTCGGAAGAAGTGAAAGAGAGTGCCTATAAAATAATTATCGGACTGATCCCTGTTTTGGCTCAAGTCCGCGTTGATCAACAATAGATCAATGGCGATGCGGAAAAATTGCAGGCCAGCATTGAATCGAAAACTTTTTTCAAGTATAATGAATTATGTTTTGTGATATAAAAAATAATGATGCATATAATCTTACTGACAATGTTAGTCGTATCCGCGTTGCTTGCGGTATCTCTCAGAGACATACTTAAAGCGGGTATCGCGCTTGGTGTCCTCAGCATAATACTCTCGGTCCTGTTCTTTAAATTTGATTCTCCTTATGCCGCGGTATTCGAGCTTTCGATCTGCGCCGGACTGATCACCGTGCTGTTCACCTCCGTAGTCAGCCTCACACAAGACAAGGACGGACAAGACTAAAGATGGATTACAAAAAATTGACCTTTATCGTAGGATACTGCCTGTTCTTTTTGTCTTTTGCCGTGATCGCGGTATTACTGGCAGGGGCGGTCCCGGTCCCGCTTTTTCTGAAATGTCCGGTTGATTTCGGGACGATGCTCTGGAACGAAAGAAAGCTTGATGTGGCTGTCCAGGTAGTATTGATATTCGCGTGCGCGATGGGGATCCTCACCTTTTTCGCCGAAAGGAAAAAATGAAAAGTGGCGCTTAATCCGGACATATTCACGGCGGTATTGATCTTCATCATTGGATTCGCGTGCCTGCTGAGCTCCAGGAACATGATCAGGATGATAATCGGCATCGAGATAATGGCGAGGGCCGCCACATATTCATTCATCTATTTCGGGTTCCTCAATGGCAATACATCTTTAAGCCAGGCGGCCGTTATAACAGTGATCGTAGTTGAGGTCGTGGTGAGCGCTACGGCACTGGCTTTAATAATGAATATATATAAATCAGGCAGAACGCTTGATGTCAGGCGTTTGACGAAGCTGAAAGGGTAATATGTTATACGCAGCGGTAATAATATTCCCGTTCCTCGCGGCGGCATTAGTGCCGCTGGCAAGTGTTTTCGGGAAGAGGCCGATGGAAATATTTTCGGTGATAAGCGGTTTTGTGATCGCCGGCCTGACGCTTTGCCTGATCCCTTTGATCAGGCAGGGGAGCGGGATCTCCGTCCAATGGCTTCCTAATATCGCGGTCGGGATGAACCTTGACGCGCTTTCCGTCAATATTGCCGTGATCGCAGGGACGATCGGGTCGCTTATAGTCCTGTATTCCGTCAAATACATGGAAAAAGAAGAAGGCGGGATGCGCTATTACAGCCTTACGCTGATGTTCATCGGCGCGATGATAGGGCTGGTTCTTTCCGACAATTTCCTTACATTATATATATTCTGGGAGATAGTGGGCCTCTGTTCATACGCCCTGATCGGCTTCTTTTATAAAGACCCGAAAGCCGTACGGGCCGGCATAAAAGCTTTCATCACTACGAGAGTGGGTGATATCGGGCTTTTGATCGGGATACTCCTGCTTTTTATGTACACGGGCACGTTCAATATCAACCAGACAATAGCAAGTATCGGACAGATACCGCCGGTTATCCTGACAATAGCCGCGTTCTGCTTCATGGCAGGAGCGATCGGCAAATCGGCGCAGGTGCCGCTCCACGTGTGGCTTCCGGACGCGATGGAAGCCCCGACGACGATATCCGCTCTCATCCACGCGGCGACGATGGTCAATGCCGGCATATACCTCATGGCAAGGACAGTCCCGCTTTTCGTTTCCGTTCCCGGATGGATGATGGTCCTCAGCTGGGTCGGCGTCATAACAGCGCTTCTTTCGGCTTCTATGGCGCTGGTAGAAAAAGACCTTAAAAGAGTGCTTGCCTATTCCACGATAAGCCAGCTTGGTTTCATGATGTTCGCGATAGGGGTCGGCGGTCTCTTCGCGTCGCAGTTCCACCTGATGAGCCACGCGATATTTAAGGCGCTTCTGTTCCTTTCGGCCGGCGCGATAATCCACGAGGTCGGCACGCGTAATATGCATGAAATGGGCGGGCTTTTCAGCAAAATGAGGATCACTGCCGTATGTTTCGGCGCGGGGACGCTTGCTTTGATGGGTATCCCGATATTCAACGGGTTCTTTTCAAAAGACCTTATACTTGCCTCGGCTTACTCTTCCGGAAGTTATCTTCCGCTTTTCTTTGCGGCTCTCGCGGCGGTATTTACTGTGATCTATTCTCTCAGGATGTACGGTCTTGTTTTTCTCGGGCAAAAAAGGACTGACCATGCGACCGACGCTCCGTGGCAGATGACGCTTCCTTTGATACTTCTCGCGGCTGCTTCGCTCGTGAGCTGGATGCTTGTAAAGAACTTCAACAGGGCTATGATCTTTTCCGGCATACATGTGGAACATATCAGCTTTAAAGAGTTCTTTGCGGAAATGTTCGCGAGCCCGGTCACGCTGCTTACCCTTGCTGTTATCACGGCGGGTATTCTGATCTTCTATTTCAGAAGTACATTACTCGAAAAGTTTTCAATGATACTGAGGCCGTTTTTAAAAGCCGCGTCTAACGGTTTCGGTTTTGACGCGTTTTACGGCCGTATCATCTCCGGTTTACTGGATTGCGCGGAAAATGTCCTCAAAGTGTTCGACGAGGGCTTTTTGAACGGGCTTAATTATATGACAGGCAGGGCCTTTGTCCGGTTCTCTTCGGCGTTCGCCCTGACGCATACGGGAGAGCTCAATATAAATCTGATGGGGATGGCGGTCGGGGTGGCTTTTGTGCTGCTCATTATTTTCTGGAGATAAAATGGGAATACTGGAAAACTTTTTACTGGTACTGCTTGCCCCGCTGTTCGGGGCGGTGTTCATCTTCTTCCTGGCCGGCAAATTTGGCAGGACAACGATCGGCGTTTTGGCTTTTGCCATAAGTTCCCTGACTTTCTTGTCATCGCTTGCTATTTTTCTCCGGACGCCGGTAGTAAAGACCATAACAATAGTCGCGCCGTGGGTAAATGTGCTGGGGCTCACTTTTTCTTTCTACTTCGATGTCCTGACAATGACAGTTCTTTTGATATCTACATTTGTAACGTCTGTCGCCCTTCTTTACTCGATCGGGTACTTTAAGGACCAGAATGATTTTAGCGCGGGGTCTTTTTACAGCCTTGTGCTTCTGTTCCTGACGGGTATCATAGGGGTGTTCGTGTCGGCCAACCTCATACTCTTCTATCTTTTCTGGGAGTTGATGCTCCTTCCCACATTCGCGATCACCGCTTATTTCGGGGAGGATAAGGAAAGGTCCGGAGCGATAGCGATAAAATATTTTATTTTCACGCATATCGGCGCTGTCCTGATACTGGCCGCGTCCCTGCTGCTTTATGCCGCTGCCGGCACAGCCGACTTCATGTCCTTAAAATCCGTTCTTCCTTTGATCGATCTGTCGCTGGTAAGGGTCGCGGTGTTCATGTTTATCGTCGGTTTCGGTCTCAAGATGGCGATATTCCCGCTTCACAGCTGGCTGCCGGACACTTACACCAACGCTCCGACGCCCGCGACGGTCATAA is a window encoding:
- a CDS encoding DUF4040 domain-containing protein, encoding MMHIILLTMLVVSALLAVSLRDILKAGIALGVLSIILSVLFFKFDSPYAAVFELSICAGLITVLFTSVVSLTQDKDGQD
- a CDS encoding NADH-quinone oxidoreductase subunit M; amino-acid sequence: MGILENFLLVLLAPLFGAVFIFFLAGKFGRTTIGVLAFAISSLTFLSSLAIFLRTPVVKTITIVAPWVNVLGLTFSFYFDVLTMTVLLISTFVTSVALLYSIGYFKDQNDFSAGSFYSLVLLFLTGIIGVFVSANLILFYLFWELMLLPTFAITAYFGEDKERSGAIAIKYFIFTHIGAVLILAASLLLYAAAGTADFMSLKSVLPLIDLSLVRVAVFMFIVGFGLKMAIFPLHSWLPDTYTNAPTPATVIMASVMMNASIYGFIRFFFTILPRDSVSPFIPLILVLAVISQYYGAILAMVEKNIKRMIAYSSISQMGYVLFGIGTLTFLGVSGATFHIINHTIIKALLFMTVGAVFMAVKKYDTDDLGGLMPLIPMVALTGSAGALAIAGVPLFGAFQSEWMIFAGGFRTAYPVIAGFAVAGALFTAAYSLRFIAAIFFGEQKLPQVNKIPAAMIFSMSVLALSSLLIGVCPWFFSKAVQIAVKLLGV
- a CDS encoding NADH-quinone oxidoreductase subunit L, with translation MLYAAVIIFPFLAAALVPLASVFGKRPMEIFSVISGFVIAGLTLCLIPLIRQGSGISVQWLPNIAVGMNLDALSVNIAVIAGTIGSLIVLYSVKYMEKEEGGMRYYSLTLMFIGAMIGLVLSDNFLTLYIFWEIVGLCSYALIGFFYKDPKAVRAGIKAFITTRVGDIGLLIGILLLFMYTGTFNINQTIASIGQIPPVILTIAAFCFMAGAIGKSAQVPLHVWLPDAMEAPTTISALIHAATMVNAGIYLMARTVPLFVSVPGWMMVLSWVGVITALLSASMALVEKDLKRVLAYSTISQLGFMMFAIGVGGLFASQFHLMSHAIFKALLFLSAGAIIHEVGTRNMHEMGGLFSKMRITAVCFGAGTLALMGIPIFNGFFSKDLILASAYSSGSYLPLFFAALAAVFTVIYSLRMYGLVFLGQKRTDHATDAPWQMTLPLILLAAASLVSWMLVKNFNRAMIFSGIHVEHISFKEFFAEMFASPVTLLTLAVITAGILIFYFRSTLLEKFSMILRPFLKAASNGFGFDAFYGRIISGLLDCAENVLKVFDEGFLNGLNYMTGRAFVRFSSAFALTHTGELNINLMGMAVGVAFVLLIIFWR
- a CDS encoding NADH-quinone oxidoreductase subunit K, giving the protein MALNPDIFTAVLIFIIGFACLLSSRNMIRMIIGIEIMARAATYSFIYFGFLNGNTSLSQAAVITVIVVEVVVSATALALIMNIYKSGRTLDVRRLTKLKG